From Seriola aureovittata isolate HTS-2021-v1 ecotype China chromosome 16, ASM2101889v1, whole genome shotgun sequence, one genomic window encodes:
- the LOC130183635 gene encoding lamin-A-like isoform X1 codes for MATPKNTPRGASTPLSPNRITRLQEKEDLCNLNDRLAVYIDKVRSLEAENAGLRLRITESESEVSRELTGLKAAYETELADARQTLDSVAKERARLQLELGKLREDYKELKARNTKKESELAGALQRLKDLEALLNSKDASLTTALGEKRNLEVENRDLKAQVAKLDTSLGDAKKQLQDEMLRRVDGENRIQTLKEELEFQKNLHSEELREIKRRHESRMVELDNGHQQDFESKLAEALVEMRNQHEVQIKMYKDEVEKTYNTKLESARQSADRSSHLVGAAHEELQQTRIRLESTSAQLSQLQKQLAAREAKVRDLEDALSRERDTTRRLLGEKDREMAEMRQQMQQQLDEYQELLDVKLALDMEICAYRKLLEGEEQRLRLSPSPPPTRVAGSRSSTSAGHSRSIHCSAQTSPAKRRRPNDTDSEASSFAGGAVARTRITQQASASGRVTVDEVDLDGKYVRLSNKADEDQNLGNWQVRRQVGSGAAISFKFPAKFTLKAGHRVTIWASGAGGAHNPPSDLVWKTQPSWGTGDLFQTTLISASGEEMAMRKVTRTQFEEEDDDMQVAHSTCGDSEYNLRSRTVVCGSCGLPSDKSSNCSVSSASRSFRSGGLSEGLLPHSYVFSASTPRKTGGRMESCPIM; via the exons ATGGCGACACCCAAAAACACTCCCCGAGGTGCAAGCACACCACTGTCCCCCAACCGCATCACCCGGCTCCAGGAGAAGGAGGACCTGTGCAACCTCAACGACCGTCTGGCGGTCTACATCGACAAGGTCCGCTCTCTGGAGGCAGAGAACGCTGGTCTGCGTCTGCGCATCACCGAGTCCGAGTCGGAGGTGAGCCGGGAGCTGACGGGCCTGAAGGCCGCCTACGAGACGGAGCTGGCCGATGCCCGTCagactctggactctgtggcCAAAGAGCGAGCGCGACTGCAGCTGGAGCTGGGGAAGCTGAGGGAGGACTACAAGGAGCTGAAGGCCAG AAACACCAAGAAGGAGTCGGAACTGGCCGGAGCGCTGCAGAGGCTCAAAGATCTGGAGGCTCTGCTGAATTCGAAGGACGCGTCTTTGACTACAGCTCTGGGGGAGAAGCGTAACCTCGAGGTGGAAAACCGGGACCTGAAGGCCCAGGTTGCCAAG CTGGACACCAGTTTGGGCGATGCCAAGAAACAGCTGCAGGACGAGATGCTGAGGAGGGTGGACGGAGAGAATCGCATCCAGACTCTCAAAGAGGAGCTGGAGTTTCAGAAAAACCTCcactctgag GAACTGCGGGAGATAAAGCGGCGCCACGAGTCTCGTATGGTTGAGCTGGACAATGGCCACCAGCAGGATTTTGAAAGCAAACTGGCTGAGGCGCTGGTGGAGATGCGCAACCAGCACGAAGTGCAGATCAAAATGTACAAGGATGAGGTTGAGAAGACCTACAATACCAAG ctggAAAGTGCCCGTCAGTCTGCGGACAGGAGCAGCCACCTGGTGGGAGCAGCACacgaggagctgcagcagacacGAATCCGCCTGGAGTCCACATCTGCCCAGCTCAGCCAGCTGCAGAAGCAG CTGGCGGCTCGCGAGGCGAAGGTGAGGGACCTGGAGGACGCCCTGTCTCGGGAGCGGGACACCACACGCCGCCTGctgggagagaaagacagagaaatggCTGAGATGAGGCAGCAGATGCAGCAACAGCTGGATGAGTATCAGGAGCTCCTGGATGTCAAGCTGGCTCTGGATATGGAGATCTGTGCTTACAGGAAGctgctggagggagaggagcagag GTTGCGTCTGTCTCCCAGCCCTCCGCCCACCAGAGTAGCAGGAAGTCGTTCCTCTACATCAGCAGGTCACTCTCGATCGATCCACTGCAGCGCTCAGACCTCTCCTGCCAAGAGGCGCCGCCCCAACGACACGGACAGCGAGGCTTCCAGCTTCGCGGGAGGAGCTGTGGCTCGCACTCGCATCACCCAGCAGGCGTCAGCCAGCGGACGGGTCACTGTGGACGAGGTGGACCTGGATGGGAAATATGTCAGACTCAGCAACAAAGCAGATGAG GATCAGAATTTAGGGAACTGGCAGGTGAGGCGGCAGGTGGGATCGGGTGCAGCCATCTCTTTCAAGTTCCCAGCTAAATTCACCTTGAAAGCTGGGCACAGGGTCACG ATCTGGGCCTCTGGTGCTGGTGGAGCCCACAATCCTCCCTCTGACCTGGTGTGGAAAACTCAGCCCTCCTGGGGCACCGGAGACTTGTTCCAGACCACTCTGATCAGTGCCAGTGGAGAG GAAATGGCGATGAGAAAAGTCACCCGCACACAGTTTGAAGAAGAAGACGATGACATG CAGGTGGCTCACAGCACTTGTGGGGACAGCGAGTACAACCTGCGGAGCCGGACCGTGGTCTGCGGCTCTTGCGGACTTCCTTCAGACAAATCCAGCAACTGTTCTGTGAGCTCGGCTTCCCGCTCCTTCCGCAGCGGTGGCCTCTCCGAGGGTTTGCTGCCTCACTCATACGTCTTCAGCGCCAGCACTCCTCGCAAG ACCGGAGGCAGAATGGAGAGCTGTCCAATCATGTGA
- the LOC130184179 gene encoding uncharacterized protein LOC130184179 isoform X1, with protein sequence MLNPIMIIDLLWMILPVFLVCAEAENVTEVEVKLGHNITLSCSTDISNIYWYMQIYGQLSVFIGRTFSGNHEHNYCSPSLKTKYSLRENTLVITNVTAGDCRFYFCAKKIRSNISYVDTFRLVSDVPPTPPTNDSQPDQHQEQHNWTIWQSNYVMYGSLTLNAFFILVTIGLAFALLCLKKKKKKRKKQKQKEKDYNHQVNDSSLLIYENIQIPVTVQSSQWCCSCAALSIPAVFQY encoded by the exons ATGCTGAACCCGATCATGATCATAGATCTGCTTTGGATGATCCTGCCAGTGTTTCTAGTCTGTGCAGAGGCCGAGAATGTGACTGAGGTCGAGGTGAAGCTGGGTCACAATATCACCTTGAGCTGCTCTACGGACATTTCAAACATATACTGGTACATGCAGATCTACGGCCAGCTCAGTGTGTTTATCGGCCGTACTTTCTCTGGAAACCATGAACACAACTACTGCTCTCCAAGTTTAAAAACCAAATATTCTCTCCGGGAAAACACACTTGTGATTACAAACGTCACAGCAGGGGATTGCAGGTTTTACTTCTGTGCCAAGAAGATAAGGAGCAACATTAGTTATGTGGACACTTTTCGCCTTGTCTCAG ATGTTCCTCCAACTCCACCCACCAATGATTCTCAACCAGACCAACACCAGGAGCAGCACAACTGGACAATATGGCAGAGTAATTATGTCATGTATGGCTCACTCACCCTAAATGCTTTCTTCATCTTAGTTACAATAG GTCTGGCTTTTGCGTTGCTAtgtttaaagaagaagaagaagaagaggaagaaacagaagcagaaagagaaggacTACAACCACCAAGTGAATGATTCGTCTCTTTTGATCTACGAGAACATACAGATCCCAGTGACTGTGCAG TCCAGTCAGTGGTGCTGTTCCTGTGCTGCACTCAGTAttcctgctgtgtttcagtattAG
- the LOC130183635 gene encoding lamin-A-like isoform X4 encodes MLRRVDGENRIQTLKEELEFQKNLHSEELREIKRRHESRMVELDNGHQQDFESKLAEALVEMRNQHEVQIKMYKDEVEKTYNTKLESARQSADRSSHLVGAAHEELQQTRIRLESTSAQLSQLQKQLAAREAKVRDLEDALSRERDTTRRLLGEKDREMAEMRQQMQQQLDEYQELLDVKLALDMEICAYRKLLEGEEQRLRLSPSPPPTRVAGSRSSTSAGHSRSIHCSAQTSPAKRRRPNDTDSEASSFAGGAVARTRITQQASASGRVTVDEVDLDGKYVRLSNKADEDQNLGNWQVRRQVGSGAAISFKFPAKFTLKAGHRVTIWASGAGGAHNPPSDLVWKTQPSWGTGDLFQTTLISASGEEMAMRKVTRTQFEEEDDDMQVAHSTCGDSEYNLRSRTVVCGSCGLPSDKSSNCSVSSASRSFRSGGLSEGLLPHSYVFSASTPRKTGGRMESCPIM; translated from the exons ATGCTGAGGAGGGTGGACGGAGAGAATCGCATCCAGACTCTCAAAGAGGAGCTGGAGTTTCAGAAAAACCTCcactctgag GAACTGCGGGAGATAAAGCGGCGCCACGAGTCTCGTATGGTTGAGCTGGACAATGGCCACCAGCAGGATTTTGAAAGCAAACTGGCTGAGGCGCTGGTGGAGATGCGCAACCAGCACGAAGTGCAGATCAAAATGTACAAGGATGAGGTTGAGAAGACCTACAATACCAAG ctggAAAGTGCCCGTCAGTCTGCGGACAGGAGCAGCCACCTGGTGGGAGCAGCACacgaggagctgcagcagacacGAATCCGCCTGGAGTCCACATCTGCCCAGCTCAGCCAGCTGCAGAAGCAG CTGGCGGCTCGCGAGGCGAAGGTGAGGGACCTGGAGGACGCCCTGTCTCGGGAGCGGGACACCACACGCCGCCTGctgggagagaaagacagagaaatggCTGAGATGAGGCAGCAGATGCAGCAACAGCTGGATGAGTATCAGGAGCTCCTGGATGTCAAGCTGGCTCTGGATATGGAGATCTGTGCTTACAGGAAGctgctggagggagaggagcagag GTTGCGTCTGTCTCCCAGCCCTCCGCCCACCAGAGTAGCAGGAAGTCGTTCCTCTACATCAGCAGGTCACTCTCGATCGATCCACTGCAGCGCTCAGACCTCTCCTGCCAAGAGGCGCCGCCCCAACGACACGGACAGCGAGGCTTCCAGCTTCGCGGGAGGAGCTGTGGCTCGCACTCGCATCACCCAGCAGGCGTCAGCCAGCGGACGGGTCACTGTGGACGAGGTGGACCTGGATGGGAAATATGTCAGACTCAGCAACAAAGCAGATGAG GATCAGAATTTAGGGAACTGGCAGGTGAGGCGGCAGGTGGGATCGGGTGCAGCCATCTCTTTCAAGTTCCCAGCTAAATTCACCTTGAAAGCTGGGCACAGGGTCACG ATCTGGGCCTCTGGTGCTGGTGGAGCCCACAATCCTCCCTCTGACCTGGTGTGGAAAACTCAGCCCTCCTGGGGCACCGGAGACTTGTTCCAGACCACTCTGATCAGTGCCAGTGGAGAG GAAATGGCGATGAGAAAAGTCACCCGCACACAGTTTGAAGAAGAAGACGATGACATG CAGGTGGCTCACAGCACTTGTGGGGACAGCGAGTACAACCTGCGGAGCCGGACCGTGGTCTGCGGCTCTTGCGGACTTCCTTCAGACAAATCCAGCAACTGTTCTGTGAGCTCGGCTTCCCGCTCCTTCCGCAGCGGTGGCCTCTCCGAGGGTTTGCTGCCTCACTCATACGTCTTCAGCGCCAGCACTCCTCGCAAG ACCGGAGGCAGAATGGAGAGCTGTCCAATCATGTGA
- the LOC130184179 gene encoding uncharacterized protein LOC130184179 isoform X3, which translates to MLNPIMIIDLLWMILPVFLVCAEAENVTEVEVKLGHNITLSCSTDISNIYWYMQIYGQLSVFIGRTFSGNHEHNYCSPSLKTKYSLRENTLVITNVTAGDCRFYFCAKKIRSNISYVDTFRLVSDVPPTPPTNDSQPDQHQEQHNWTIWQSNYVMYGSLTLNAFFILVTIGLAFALLCLKKKKKKRKKQKQKEKDYNHQVNDSSLLIYENIQIPVTVQN; encoded by the exons ATGCTGAACCCGATCATGATCATAGATCTGCTTTGGATGATCCTGCCAGTGTTTCTAGTCTGTGCAGAGGCCGAGAATGTGACTGAGGTCGAGGTGAAGCTGGGTCACAATATCACCTTGAGCTGCTCTACGGACATTTCAAACATATACTGGTACATGCAGATCTACGGCCAGCTCAGTGTGTTTATCGGCCGTACTTTCTCTGGAAACCATGAACACAACTACTGCTCTCCAAGTTTAAAAACCAAATATTCTCTCCGGGAAAACACACTTGTGATTACAAACGTCACAGCAGGGGATTGCAGGTTTTACTTCTGTGCCAAGAAGATAAGGAGCAACATTAGTTATGTGGACACTTTTCGCCTTGTCTCAG ATGTTCCTCCAACTCCACCCACCAATGATTCTCAACCAGACCAACACCAGGAGCAGCACAACTGGACAATATGGCAGAGTAATTATGTCATGTATGGCTCACTCACCCTAAATGCTTTCTTCATCTTAGTTACAATAG GTCTGGCTTTTGCGTTGCTAtgtttaaagaagaagaagaagaagaggaagaaacagaagcagaaagagaaggacTACAACCACCAAGTGAATGATTCGTCTCTTTTGATCTACGAGAACATACAGATCCCAGTGACTGTGCAG aACTAA
- the LOC130183635 gene encoding lamin-A-like isoform X2 produces the protein MATPKNTPRGASTPLSPNRITRLQEKEDLCNLNDRLAVYIDKVRSLEAENAGLRLRITESESEVSRELTGLKAAYETELADARQTLDSVAKERARLQLELGKLREDYKELKARNTKKESELAGALQRLKDLEALLNSKDASLTTALGEKRNLEVENRDLKAQVAKLDTSLGDAKKQLQDEMLRRVDGENRIQTLKEELEFQKNLHSEELREIKRRHESRMVELDNGHQQDFESKLAEALVEMRNQHEVQIKMYKDEVEKTYNTKLESARQSADRSSHLVGAAHEELQQTRIRLESTSAQLSQLQKQLAAREAKVRDLEDALSRERDTTRRLLGEKDREMAEMRQQMQQQLDEYQELLDVKLALDMEICAYRKLLEGEEQRLRLSPSPPPTRVAGSRSSTSAGHSRSIHCSAQTSPAKRRRPNDTDSEASSFAGGAVARTRITQQASASGRVTVDEVDLDGKYVRLSNKADEDQNLGNWQVRRQVGSGAAISFKFPAKFTLKAGHRVTIWASGAGGAHNPPSDLVWKTQPSWGTGDLFQTTLISASGEEMAMRKVTRTQFEEEDDDMVAHSTCGDSEYNLRSRTVVCGSCGLPSDKSSNCSVSSASRSFRSGGLSEGLLPHSYVFSASTPRKTGGRMESCPIM, from the exons ATGGCGACACCCAAAAACACTCCCCGAGGTGCAAGCACACCACTGTCCCCCAACCGCATCACCCGGCTCCAGGAGAAGGAGGACCTGTGCAACCTCAACGACCGTCTGGCGGTCTACATCGACAAGGTCCGCTCTCTGGAGGCAGAGAACGCTGGTCTGCGTCTGCGCATCACCGAGTCCGAGTCGGAGGTGAGCCGGGAGCTGACGGGCCTGAAGGCCGCCTACGAGACGGAGCTGGCCGATGCCCGTCagactctggactctgtggcCAAAGAGCGAGCGCGACTGCAGCTGGAGCTGGGGAAGCTGAGGGAGGACTACAAGGAGCTGAAGGCCAG AAACACCAAGAAGGAGTCGGAACTGGCCGGAGCGCTGCAGAGGCTCAAAGATCTGGAGGCTCTGCTGAATTCGAAGGACGCGTCTTTGACTACAGCTCTGGGGGAGAAGCGTAACCTCGAGGTGGAAAACCGGGACCTGAAGGCCCAGGTTGCCAAG CTGGACACCAGTTTGGGCGATGCCAAGAAACAGCTGCAGGACGAGATGCTGAGGAGGGTGGACGGAGAGAATCGCATCCAGACTCTCAAAGAGGAGCTGGAGTTTCAGAAAAACCTCcactctgag GAACTGCGGGAGATAAAGCGGCGCCACGAGTCTCGTATGGTTGAGCTGGACAATGGCCACCAGCAGGATTTTGAAAGCAAACTGGCTGAGGCGCTGGTGGAGATGCGCAACCAGCACGAAGTGCAGATCAAAATGTACAAGGATGAGGTTGAGAAGACCTACAATACCAAG ctggAAAGTGCCCGTCAGTCTGCGGACAGGAGCAGCCACCTGGTGGGAGCAGCACacgaggagctgcagcagacacGAATCCGCCTGGAGTCCACATCTGCCCAGCTCAGCCAGCTGCAGAAGCAG CTGGCGGCTCGCGAGGCGAAGGTGAGGGACCTGGAGGACGCCCTGTCTCGGGAGCGGGACACCACACGCCGCCTGctgggagagaaagacagagaaatggCTGAGATGAGGCAGCAGATGCAGCAACAGCTGGATGAGTATCAGGAGCTCCTGGATGTCAAGCTGGCTCTGGATATGGAGATCTGTGCTTACAGGAAGctgctggagggagaggagcagag GTTGCGTCTGTCTCCCAGCCCTCCGCCCACCAGAGTAGCAGGAAGTCGTTCCTCTACATCAGCAGGTCACTCTCGATCGATCCACTGCAGCGCTCAGACCTCTCCTGCCAAGAGGCGCCGCCCCAACGACACGGACAGCGAGGCTTCCAGCTTCGCGGGAGGAGCTGTGGCTCGCACTCGCATCACCCAGCAGGCGTCAGCCAGCGGACGGGTCACTGTGGACGAGGTGGACCTGGATGGGAAATATGTCAGACTCAGCAACAAAGCAGATGAG GATCAGAATTTAGGGAACTGGCAGGTGAGGCGGCAGGTGGGATCGGGTGCAGCCATCTCTTTCAAGTTCCCAGCTAAATTCACCTTGAAAGCTGGGCACAGGGTCACG ATCTGGGCCTCTGGTGCTGGTGGAGCCCACAATCCTCCCTCTGACCTGGTGTGGAAAACTCAGCCCTCCTGGGGCACCGGAGACTTGTTCCAGACCACTCTGATCAGTGCCAGTGGAGAG GAAATGGCGATGAGAAAAGTCACCCGCACACAGTTTGAAGAAGAAGACGATGACATG GTGGCTCACAGCACTTGTGGGGACAGCGAGTACAACCTGCGGAGCCGGACCGTGGTCTGCGGCTCTTGCGGACTTCCTTCAGACAAATCCAGCAACTGTTCTGTGAGCTCGGCTTCCCGCTCCTTCCGCAGCGGTGGCCTCTCCGAGGGTTTGCTGCCTCACTCATACGTCTTCAGCGCCAGCACTCCTCGCAAG ACCGGAGGCAGAATGGAGAGCTGTCCAATCATGTGA
- the naxe gene encoding NAD(P)H-hydrate epimerase: MLSVRTLFGIGVLVTSRAASVLAQTGTCPLSTAANNHKRDCFSSRPASTMAQTIKYLGQEEAQHIDEELFTEYGFSVDQLMELAGLSCATAITRAYPVTSLVKARPSLLVICGPGNNGGDGLVCARHLKLFGYEPTVLYPKRPNKPLFNGLTTQCQKMEIPFLTEMPEAKVIDEAYNLVIDAIFGFSFKGAVREPFGSIISVLKKTTVPIASIDIPSGWDVEQGGSDGLQPDMLISLTAPKKSASLFRGRYHFLGGRFVPPGLERKYQLNLPQYPGTDCVLQL; this comes from the exons ATGTTGAGTGTGCGGACTCTGTTTGGGATCGGCGTCCTGGTGACCTCGCGAGCTGCTTCGGTCCTCGCTCAGACGGGGACATGTCCACTGTCCACTGCAGCTAACAACCACAAGAGGGACTGTTTCAGCAGCAGACCAGCGTCCACCATGGCCCAGACCATTAAATATCTGGG GCAGGAGGAGGCCCAGCACATCGACGAGGAGCTCTTCACTGAGTACGGCTTCAGCGTTGATCAGCTGATGGAGCTAGCTGGACTCAGCTGTGCCACAGCCATCACACGG gcGTATCCAGTCACTTCTCTGGTGAAGGCCAGACCTTCTCTGCTGGTGATCTGTGGACCAGGTAACAACGGAGGCGACGGCCTGGTCTGTGCCCGACACCTGAAACTCTTT GGTTACGAGCCAACCGTCCTGTACCCGAAGAGGCCCAACAAACCGCTGTTCAACGGCCTGACTACACAGTGCCAGAAGATGGAGATCCCCTTCCTCACTGAGATGCCTGAG GCCAAAGTGATCGACGAGGCTTACAACCTGGTGATAGATGCGATCTTCGGCTTCAGTTTTAAGGGGGCTGTGCGAGAGCCTTTTGGTTCCATCATATCTGTGCTGAAGAAGACCACAGTCCCCATAGCAAGCATCGACATCCCCTCAG gttGGGACGTGGAGCAGGGCGGCTCAGATGGACTCCAGCCTGACATGctcatctctctcactgctccCAAGAAATCTGCCTCCTTGTTCAGGGGACGATACCACTTCCTCGGAGGACGCTTCGTGCCACCTGGTCTGGAGAGGAAGTACCAGCTGAACCTGCCTCAGTACCCCGGCACGGACTGTGTGTTACAGCTGTAG
- the LOC130183635 gene encoding lamin-A-like isoform X3 produces MAAPQANTSGCGLWLPDTQDCTQIAVAYESYAPRNTKKESELAGALQRLKDLEALLNSKDASLTTALGEKRNLEVENRDLKAQVAKLDTSLGDAKKQLQDEMLRRVDGENRIQTLKEELEFQKNLHSEELREIKRRHESRMVELDNGHQQDFESKLAEALVEMRNQHEVQIKMYKDEVEKTYNTKLESARQSADRSSHLVGAAHEELQQTRIRLESTSAQLSQLQKQLAAREAKVRDLEDALSRERDTTRRLLGEKDREMAEMRQQMQQQLDEYQELLDVKLALDMEICAYRKLLEGEEQRLRLSPSPPPTRVAGSRSSTSAGHSRSIHCSAQTSPAKRRRPNDTDSEASSFAGGAVARTRITQQASASGRVTVDEVDLDGKYVRLSNKADEDQNLGNWQVRRQVGSGAAISFKFPAKFTLKAGHRVTIWASGAGGAHNPPSDLVWKTQPSWGTGDLFQTTLISASGEEMAMRKVTRTQFEEEDDDMQVAHSTCGDSEYNLRSRTVVCGSCGLPSDKSSNCSVSSASRSFRSGGLSEGLLPHSYVFSASTPRKTGGRMESCPIM; encoded by the exons ATGGCAGCGCCTCAGGCAAACACCAGCGGCTGCGGCTTGTGGCTACCAGATACACAGGATTGCACGCAGATTGCTGTGGCCTATGAGTCATATGCACCGAG AAACACCAAGAAGGAGTCGGAACTGGCCGGAGCGCTGCAGAGGCTCAAAGATCTGGAGGCTCTGCTGAATTCGAAGGACGCGTCTTTGACTACAGCTCTGGGGGAGAAGCGTAACCTCGAGGTGGAAAACCGGGACCTGAAGGCCCAGGTTGCCAAG CTGGACACCAGTTTGGGCGATGCCAAGAAACAGCTGCAGGACGAGATGCTGAGGAGGGTGGACGGAGAGAATCGCATCCAGACTCTCAAAGAGGAGCTGGAGTTTCAGAAAAACCTCcactctgag GAACTGCGGGAGATAAAGCGGCGCCACGAGTCTCGTATGGTTGAGCTGGACAATGGCCACCAGCAGGATTTTGAAAGCAAACTGGCTGAGGCGCTGGTGGAGATGCGCAACCAGCACGAAGTGCAGATCAAAATGTACAAGGATGAGGTTGAGAAGACCTACAATACCAAG ctggAAAGTGCCCGTCAGTCTGCGGACAGGAGCAGCCACCTGGTGGGAGCAGCACacgaggagctgcagcagacacGAATCCGCCTGGAGTCCACATCTGCCCAGCTCAGCCAGCTGCAGAAGCAG CTGGCGGCTCGCGAGGCGAAGGTGAGGGACCTGGAGGACGCCCTGTCTCGGGAGCGGGACACCACACGCCGCCTGctgggagagaaagacagagaaatggCTGAGATGAGGCAGCAGATGCAGCAACAGCTGGATGAGTATCAGGAGCTCCTGGATGTCAAGCTGGCTCTGGATATGGAGATCTGTGCTTACAGGAAGctgctggagggagaggagcagag GTTGCGTCTGTCTCCCAGCCCTCCGCCCACCAGAGTAGCAGGAAGTCGTTCCTCTACATCAGCAGGTCACTCTCGATCGATCCACTGCAGCGCTCAGACCTCTCCTGCCAAGAGGCGCCGCCCCAACGACACGGACAGCGAGGCTTCCAGCTTCGCGGGAGGAGCTGTGGCTCGCACTCGCATCACCCAGCAGGCGTCAGCCAGCGGACGGGTCACTGTGGACGAGGTGGACCTGGATGGGAAATATGTCAGACTCAGCAACAAAGCAGATGAG GATCAGAATTTAGGGAACTGGCAGGTGAGGCGGCAGGTGGGATCGGGTGCAGCCATCTCTTTCAAGTTCCCAGCTAAATTCACCTTGAAAGCTGGGCACAGGGTCACG ATCTGGGCCTCTGGTGCTGGTGGAGCCCACAATCCTCCCTCTGACCTGGTGTGGAAAACTCAGCCCTCCTGGGGCACCGGAGACTTGTTCCAGACCACTCTGATCAGTGCCAGTGGAGAG GAAATGGCGATGAGAAAAGTCACCCGCACACAGTTTGAAGAAGAAGACGATGACATG CAGGTGGCTCACAGCACTTGTGGGGACAGCGAGTACAACCTGCGGAGCCGGACCGTGGTCTGCGGCTCTTGCGGACTTCCTTCAGACAAATCCAGCAACTGTTCTGTGAGCTCGGCTTCCCGCTCCTTCCGCAGCGGTGGCCTCTCCGAGGGTTTGCTGCCTCACTCATACGTCTTCAGCGCCAGCACTCCTCGCAAG ACCGGAGGCAGAATGGAGAGCTGTCCAATCATGTGA
- the LOC130184179 gene encoding uncharacterized protein LOC130184179 isoform X2, with translation MLNPIMIIDLLWMILPVFLVCAEAENVTEVEVKLGHNITLSCSTDISNIYWYMQIYGQLSVFIGRTFSGNHEHNYCSPSLKTKYSLRENTLVITNVTAGDCRFYFCAKKIRSNISYVDTFRLVSDVPPTPPTNDSQPDQHQEQHNWTIWQSNYVMYGSLTLNAFFILVTIGLAFALLCLKKKKKKRKKQKQKEKDYNHQVNDSSLLIYENIQIPVTVQY, from the exons ATGCTGAACCCGATCATGATCATAGATCTGCTTTGGATGATCCTGCCAGTGTTTCTAGTCTGTGCAGAGGCCGAGAATGTGACTGAGGTCGAGGTGAAGCTGGGTCACAATATCACCTTGAGCTGCTCTACGGACATTTCAAACATATACTGGTACATGCAGATCTACGGCCAGCTCAGTGTGTTTATCGGCCGTACTTTCTCTGGAAACCATGAACACAACTACTGCTCTCCAAGTTTAAAAACCAAATATTCTCTCCGGGAAAACACACTTGTGATTACAAACGTCACAGCAGGGGATTGCAGGTTTTACTTCTGTGCCAAGAAGATAAGGAGCAACATTAGTTATGTGGACACTTTTCGCCTTGTCTCAG ATGTTCCTCCAACTCCACCCACCAATGATTCTCAACCAGACCAACACCAGGAGCAGCACAACTGGACAATATGGCAGAGTAATTATGTCATGTATGGCTCACTCACCCTAAATGCTTTCTTCATCTTAGTTACAATAG GTCTGGCTTTTGCGTTGCTAtgtttaaagaagaagaagaagaagaggaagaaacagaagcagaaagagaaggacTACAACCACCAAGTGAATGATTCGTCTCTTTTGATCTACGAGAACATACAGATCCCAGTGACTGTGCAG tattAG
- the scn1bb gene encoding sodium channel, voltage-gated, type I, beta b, with the protein MAASHLLLFSLLCFLFVYQCHGACAEVDSDTEAVAGKGFKLGCISCKRRSEVEGAATVEWYFRAKGEADFIHIYTYNEDGATIESDHFMDRVDWNGSKRSNDIQDASIYLLNVTFNDSGTYQCFFNRILFYENYEYNTIVSKVVHLSVVAKASRGTASIVSEVMMYVSIIGLQVWLLIEMIYCYRKIAAAGEEALREAANAEYLAIASESKDNCAGVQVGE; encoded by the exons ATGGCTGCATCACATCTGCTGCTCTTCTCCCTGCTCTGCTTTCTGTTCG TGTACCAGTGCCATGGGGCCTGTGCAGAGGTGGACTCTGACACTGAGGCAGTGGCAGGAAAGGGCTTCAAACTGGGCTGCATCTCCTGCAAGAGGAGGAGTGAGGTTGAAGGTGCTGCCACCGTCGAGTGGTACTTCAGGGCCAAAGGAGAAGCTGACTTTATCCAT ATCTACACCTACAACGAGGATGGCGCCACCATCGAGAGCGACCACTTCATGGATCGTGTGGATTGGAACGGAAGTAAAAGGAGCAACGACATCCAAGACGCCTCCATATACCTGCTCAACGTCACCTTCAACGACTCTGGCACCTACCAGTGCTTCTTCAACCGCATCCTCTTCTACGAGAACTACGAGTACAACACCATCGTCAGCAAGGTGGTCCACCTCAGCGTGGTGGCTAAAG CCAGCAGAGGAACAGCCTCCATCGTGTCAGAGGTTATGATGTACGTGTCCATCATCGGCCTGCAGGTCTGGCTCCTCATAGAGATGATATACTGCTACAGAAAGATAGCAGCGGCCGGAGAAGAAGCGTTACGAGAAGCAGC AAATGCTGAATACTTAGCGATAGCCTCAGAGAGCAAAGATAActgtgcaggtgtgcaggtcGGAGAATAG